AGAGATGTAGGATACGATGAGAAGCGGCTTTCCCTGATTCGGCGAATCGACTTTGCGTGGGCGGTGGAGAAAGACGACaagaagaagcagaagaagaGCTCTAAGGAGAGCTCAACGCCATGGCAATGGCAGAGCATGGTGGAGAATTTACAGTTAGCTCATCAGGAGCTCTCTGTCATCATAGATCTCATCAACACCGTGAGTCCCGGATTTCCAATCAAATTTAGCTTCATATtgcattttgaattttatatacATCAGGGTTACCATTTTAAGCGCTAGCTTTCTGATGCTGTTTAATTGAGGAAAGAATTTAGGGTTGAATCATGAGCTttaaagtttcaagtttcaaacaATCTTACAAACGGTTCGTTTTCTGATCCCAAATTTGTGAGCAATGCTTGAAAATTTTACGTGATCTTCACTCTTTTCTTGCATAGGAACCTGGAGAGTAGTAAATGCTAATGATTATAACGTTCATCTTAGTTGGTCAAGTATGTTTCAAATTCACATTGTATAGTAATTCTTATTGAGTCGGTCAATGTTGATTAATATTTATGAAAACTTTCtacctataaaaaaacataatatctATGAAAACTTTCAAAAACAACCTGTAGGGAACAAAGAACCTTTCATCTGCTAACGATCTTACTAAACAATCCTTAGCATGATAAACCACAACCAAGGAATCATTAGCTTTGGTAGTAAGTCTACCACGCCACCCCATTCCAGAAGAATAAGAAGACTGCATGTTCATTCTGTGCATAGATTACATAATATCATTGATCTACCAAAAACTATAGATCCTTGTTCAAGATGAATAGACGGCGTAACCGCAAAAATTTATAATTGGTCCCACAACTTATTAACATTTCATTCAATTAAAGAAAGCAAACGGAAGTCCCTACTACGAGGCATGCGATTCGTAAAAAAGGCTGCTTGATGATGTCTAGAGCCATATATGCTGGATCAATTGCTTGCAAATCTACTCAAAATCATGTCATTTCTACCTTGATGCATCAGGATGCCATCATGCAACATGTGGATTTGTTTTTTGATTGGCACCAAGTGTCCAAGAATAGCATCCTGACTAATCTCAGGGATGCACAGGCCCCCAGTAAGAAGTTTCCCTCAAGTGCACCTTGAGTAATTCAAGAGGAAAATCTCTCGATCTGATGGCCCCTTGTAACATCCCAATGGAAGGCCTAAatcacatgacctatactccaaaatgactagtcaatgatataattagatCCCTGttaaaacattataaagagtaagaacttctcattcccaagtaatgtgggatttCATTTACCATCTACCCTTATCCTTTTCATACGGGGCATCACAATCTCCTCCCCTTAAATTTCCGACTCATTCATCAGGCTTGTCCATCGTAGGTAGCACAattcaagtcccacatttctggttagGATAGGCTTTGATACTATTTGTCGATTTATGTGTGTCATCCTTGCGTAGGGACCCTGCTAATCTTCTCTGTatggagagaaagaaatgaTAGAAATTCCGAGGATTGTGAGTGTTCCTAGGAAAAGTTTAAGAGTTTCTTCTAAAAGACTCTATTTATGTGGGCCATGGCTTTAGATTTAAATGGTCTTagtttccatgatttccttgtaaccaTTTCTAGTTCCTAAATAGGTGTAATCACATGAATACcgcctgtgtacttgggctatgcctatctttatatcaacGAAATAtcctcttacttatcaaaacaaaatatatatatatatataataatagatatGTGGGTGGGCAGGTGGGGTACTAAACCCTCCCGGCCCCATGCCCAGGGTGGGCCGGTTTTGGGGTCCTCCCAGCACCCCTAGTGAGTAGTACTCATTGGAAAGAATTTGCTAATCATGAAATAACGTGGGCTTAAGTTTTATGCTTAATCTCTCTTGGAATTGATATGTGTAGGTGGAAGCAAACGATGCAGTAACAGTGGCTGGCATGACCAGGCCAAAGCCATTGCCAAATGAATTACTCTCTGACCTTTCTGCATCTGCAGCAACCAAGCTACAATGCTTTCGGGTATTCTCTCTGTCATGTTGCATTTCCTACCTTCCAATTCTTGTTACATATTTAATGAATTTTGAGCCAGTCACATAGTAAGCCAAAGTCACATATTTAGAAGTTGCTAAGAGTATCCTCCCATGGAACGGTTAATGAACTTCTTTTCCATCTTGATATTGTTTTGGGTAAGTGTTGAAAAGTCTCTTCTTCTTAATGGTTTGTTTCTTATGCAGCATCTTGGTAAATATTTTAAGCAGTCTGCCAATGCTTTGGATCAGCAGGTTGCTCGGGAAGCAAGATTTTATGGTGCTCTGATTAGGTGAGTCTATTTCAGTCGTGTTATTAAATGATTACGTTGCATTTATTTATAATCACACTGCAGGAAAGTGGGAAACTACTGGATAATGGCTATTATTCTTTGTTGAGCCAGCATAGGGGTACCAAAAAAAAGCTTGGTGTTATAGGATTGATATGCATGACCTTGAAAAGCAATGAGactccatttctttcattttgttcacatgttattaaaaaaactaagtATATTAGCATCAACTAGAGCCAGAataaaaaaactcttttttcaACTTGCtcatttgcataaaattttaaaagatgctTATTCCAATAAGATGTTATCTTcttagtttagttcttccacaaCATCCTTTACTCATATACTGACAAGCTGATAGACTGCAGCAAAACTGGAAAGTTAAAAGGCAGCGTGGGGCGGCTTCAGCTCCTGGAAGTGAAGGCTTCACAATTGATCTATTTGACAATTCACTTTATGATCCAGCAGCTGTATTTCGTCCATCATCTCTATCTACTATTCGTGTTGACCATGACTCTGCTGGCATGCTATCAATAAATTTACCTCCCAAGTCATGCCACTCTCTTCAATTTAGTTTCTTTGGTCGAAACTCAGGTGAGAGTCTCCAGGAACCCTATAAAACCAAAACCTATTCCTCAGTGGACTATCGCTtgagagaaagtgagaaagaatCTATGAGCGATGATGAGTGTGTTAAAGAAACACATTCACTTCTTCGTGAAGTTCATCAAGCAATCTTTGATGAGCAGGTAtgtatcattttttcttttcttttctcatttatagtgtgttttatatttcatttatacttCAATATTCTGTTGTTTACCCCTAGTTCTTCCACTCCAGGTGTTTGATTTGGTCAATCGTGAAGCATTTAACCCATCTTTAGGAGTTAATGTGACTGGTATAcgagaaaattatctacaaTTGAGCATAGGTCAAGGAACCTCTGTCTTTATATCACTTGTGCCATCTAGTCAAGGAGACCAAACAGCTGAAAGTTTAGGCTCCCAGAACTTAGAAAATGCAATATTACCTTTGGACTCGTTGGAAGGTGTGAAATTACCGGAGGAAGAACATGATACCCCTAAGAAGTGGGGGTTTCCCAATCAAATTAGCTATGAAATATACCTGCAGCAGATTTTCCATGAGCATGTTCTTGTAAAAGCAAAGGAAAAGCCGGTTTTCACTCATTCACAAGTATCTGGTCAAGGAGCAAAGGATGCATCCAGTCTCTTGGGTCATTTCTGTCTGTCTCTGGCTCATCGAATATTTTCCAACAAAGTTCTTATGGAGCTGGAAAATGTGGTACAGACAAATTTCTGTTAAATTTTATTGGTTGTGTTTGGCCAcaagaaattttcatctcaaatataaaattctcatctcataattacaattttctcaaatccccatataaaatataataaacaatttaactttttcttaactttttcaaatcccaatacaataataatattaaaatataatattttaatatttaatcttaaaactcaagatgagaattttcagtggccaagcagaacttGATCTTTGATTCTTATATGGTTCAATATTTTTCTCAGTAAGTTTAATTGATATATGTAGGTTTGCAGGGTCCCTTATCTCCAGTTGATATCTCATCCAACTTGGCATTCTCGCACATCCTCGTGGACAGTCTTCATGAAGGTTCCTCAGTCAATTCTTCATGCAGGCTGCCAGGCCCGAACATCAAACAACCCTCGTGTAAAGAATGTCATTAAATCGCAGTTCCGGACTAAGGTGGTTGTAAATGATGATTGCATCAACATAGAAGGGGAAGGTGCTCCTAATGTTCTTGGCCTGTTCAAAGGAAATTCAGAGGAAATTTCTTCTATGAACAGATATGATTGTGACTTGGCAGATCTTCCCGTGACAATTCTGCAACaggtattttttagttttagtttttgttttggttttgttttaataCATGCATACATTTCTAATCCTGGATTTTTGAAACAGGTTGCAAGCCAAGTTATTGGTTGGCTTCATGAGGAGGCTCTTTCGGTAGGAATAAAGGCGAACAGGGATTTCCTATGCTTATCCTTTGAGCTGGAACAGGGCGAAATCGTTGGCCTGGTGGCACATGTGGACCCCGAAGATAATCAAGGATGCATCTCCTGGTGGTTGGTTATGGAGGATGGTTTCGCTGAGGAGCGAAAACTTCACATGGATGGCTCCGATGGTGCATCAGAATATAAGAAGTTCTTAGGCCATTTGTCCCTCGATGTGTTATATTCAACACTGATGGATTTGGTGAGCTTGTGCAGTGGAGGTGGTAGCCAATGAtctgtctttcttttccccttttgGCACTCGAAAATAGAAGGAGATATGCTCCTCAGTCCTCCTTGCTTCTTTAGCAGCAGACTTTGTATGTAATATCAGCTTTAAGCTGTTTAATCAATTTAGAACTTGTTTCATTCGTTGgttttccatcttttctttctagTATTTCTGGAACAGCTGCCTATCTTATATTAAAGATTGCTTGAGAAATTTTGTAACAGATTATTGAaggtttatttattaataaaaaaactaaatgatcaaaataataaatatagaaaaaccaAAATTCGAAATTCAAGCGAATCAATCTGTCTAAATGTCAAACTAGATgaactatttaatatttaatcatatataattttttgaagtaaatatttaataatatattgaagTAAAACGTCcttattaaaattaagaaataaaatcattatcaTTAGAGTTAAGAATCGGCCGATTTGGATTAGATAAACCAACTGACTGGGTCTAGTTCAGTTCAGTCCAATTTTCAAGAGATCGAACTCATTCGGTTTGGCCTCGATCCAAGAGTTTTTCACTTCGGATAGGACCAGACcaaatggaaattaaaaaaaaatatattatttatatatattttgtatataattatatatagtataaaaaaatactaatagctAATATGGActgtagttatacttatactaatatagttataataaatcactataaataatattaatatatagctgtTGTGAAATGTAcgaacatatttaaaaaaattacaaaaatacccaAGTACCATATTGCAGGGGCAACAACCCAACCTAATCAGCGTCCTAGAAAGGTAGATGCCATGTCGCTCTGCTCGCTCCGGCATCTGCCTACTTTCACTGTATAAACcatatacttcaacaatagctatagtaATAATCtactatactaatatactattatataatttatatagttatactaattactataattaatactatgcatagttatatagtatacttatcattataattaatataatttaattatcattatacttatatttaattaatataataattactatactataatttatatagttatactaaatcattgattcaccataactaatattactaatatatatcactatattaatggtctaatactattattatttagttatactaatcataataaattaataactaaatcactagaaatataaatatatatatttagtatgaatgttttattatattctttaatgtataactataataaatagtactggtatatattaatatattataagagttatataatataaattataatatagaaattataatgtactaaatcactataattaatactaatatatagctatatagtatacttatacagttatactaatactattaatttattatacagTTTAAGACTCTCAATtataatataggctatatagctataactaatactaatatttatattaatactaataatgtagaatataattatactaaagaACTGATTCGACATAACTAAGATTACTAATATAAcatagctatactaaattactaatagtctaatactaataccaTTATATAGTTATGCTAATCATAagttcataataactaaataattataaatttataactatatatttagtatgaacatattattattatttttaatgtataactattaactataatatgtattactagtatatatatattaatatattaacatattataacagttatagtataaattataatatatcatatatgtataaatttataataatattactatAGTTAACTTAAAATGTAATAggttagcattaaatcactataactacatagagtattagtgaTAAGAGTACCACTATGATAAGAGTactactattatttaatatagttttacatagagtattaataaatgtgtagAGTTTGAAGTGATATAGTAAAATTAGTGtattacatatattactattattacatatagtgaTTAGtcatagtattagtactagtatattattagttatagtaaataagttaataactattactaatttactatatactaatagattaatagtattagcgtattactaatatatatataataatatactatatatatatatattaaatatatcataatataattacataaatattaaacaaaatgtccttagatattaaaagagaaaaagtctAAAGTTGGCCGAACGGACCAACTACGATCTAAggtatgaaaatcttgaatcgAATTGGTTTAATCCAATCCACAAAACCTCCCAAAATTTAACTGGACCGGCCCGAACCGGACAATCTCTTAATTTCTTcgtaaaaaaaagtaaaacggaaaaaaaaaaaaaaaaaaaacaaaaaataaaataaaatgtttgaatTGTGCAAAGAATGTTGGAGTAGAATCTTCCATCGTAATCAAAACACACAGATCCCTGTCGTCACCTTTCAAGTATACGCATACAGAAAACACACTCTCAAGTTGAGAGTCTCAACCAAACGACCGTGCTGCCCTTTTTGAGTTCTATTTATTACATGTCGTTCTTGTTTTCTTCTTACTACTCCTGTTTCCATGCATTGAAGACTGGCGTTGGAGAACCGGAGGAATTGCTGTCGGGGAATCGAACAGAATCTGATATCAGAATGTGGGTTAGAAGAATCCGAGGCATTTATTCCCGCGTGCGATACCTCAGGCTTTGAACAGGTCTCTTTCGTGAAATTCTCGTTTCGGGTGTTCGATTCTCTGTATTGAATGAATTCATGATAAGGGTTTTTCAAAGAATTGGATTTTGGAATGGGTTTTGTTGATTGGCTAggactttttaatattattatcttgTCCTACTAATCGGTATGTAAGCTTTTGGTTTGAGTCGATATTTTGATACTGATGAATGGAAAGGCGTGTGGTGGTTTATTGCACTCTGTCGCTTCTGCACTCAGTTGCTAGAGGTTATTGTAGATTTTGAAACCAATTTCTTGGTGATATTGATTGGGTATGAGAGTGGTGATATTGACTGGGTATGAGAGCGGATACTTGCTAAATCTTTTTTGTTGATGCTGCAGCGAGATTTTTGTTTCTACATATTGTGAGTTTGGTTATCCTATACTAGGTTCGTGGAGAATTGGATTCATCTGTGGGCTCGGTGATTGGAGAGTTTTTGTTGATGCCGGGGAGTGATTCATTGTGTTGCATGTTGTTTGTGTAGTTGTCATCTGTGCGTCATTATTTCGGGGGGGTCACCAGTTGGTGGTAGATACATGAGGCAGAGGCACAGCCAGGGGCATGCCTCCCTGGCTGTGCCTCGAGTGGTGATGACCTTGAGGATGATGCATGCTCAAGGCCACGTCCTTTGTCTCCTGCAAGTCCAAGAAGCAGGACGTGGATTgagattttggagaattttctTTGGCTTGCTTCGGCAACTTTCACTATATACCGTGGTGATCGGCACTCTAATCTGATATATCTCTTATGGCATGACAATCGAATTAGAAGGTAAACAATTTGTCTGAATTTGAATCCCTATAAATTGTTCATTTTTTGATGCAATTAAtctcttttgatgtaatttatTCAGTGTTTTTCTTTCATTGCCTGAGATACTATCTATCATTGGGTTGTTTAGTCATAAATGTTAATTAGGTCATGCATTTAGATCGCACCAAAAGTTTATAATTCTGATTTGCTGATTTGTTCCCCTTAGTACTTACATAGAGAGAAGTCAACATGAAACTAGAAATTTGTGAGTGTGTGATTTGGTGCATCGTATCTCTTAGCTTCAGATTAATTTGATGCCACAGTGAAGTCTCAAAAACCTGGCACTCTGGTTATGTGGCCATGATGCCTTGTGACTTATTGCTGAAGCTTGTGATTTATGCAGTattgaaaatcatttttcttttgataagttaCAGCATTGATAATTATGGATATTCTTAGGGAATTGAGATTTAATATTGATAATTTCATGCAATTCATATTATGTGCTTTTAATGTTCACCAAACTATATTCATACTAGCATCTCTTTCCCTCGAGAATTTTGAATGATTTTgcggtttttatttgttttttagaaTAAATGCTTGGCTCCCAAGCCTTAGTTCCCTtcatccttctctctctctctctctctctctctctctctctctctctctctctcatgcacaCACGCACGCgcatgagagagacagagacagagattGGATGAAGCCCGCACCTCTATCTTTGAACGTAGAACTATCATTGGGCAGTAAGGCCATTGGTGAAATactagtattcattgatgagctcattttttttttctttttggtgatCTCATCTATTCTAATTTTCTTGCTGAATTCCTTTGTACCTTGGGATGGTGGGTGTCAGTTTGAATGCTCTCATATTCTTCTATTCAAGCATGTCAGTTTGGAGTGTCAGGAGGTTCAATGAGAAATGGAACTGACTAGTCTTTCTACTTTGCCGTTCATTACCTTTCTTGGACTTGTCTCCTTTTGTTTGTAAGAGGAACCATCATGCTTAATCTATTTAAACATATCGAGTGTTGTGCTTGAAACAACTCCTGTATTGCTGAGCTTTTCTCTTTCAGGTTTTCTTTTGCTTTATGGCCAATATGGAGTTTCTTGACTCTTCTGGTAATCTCAcatgcttttcttttttcatcccTTGCTttcgaatattttaaatttggtaACTGTTTAATTTCTAGTCATTTCTACATTTCACACTGTTTATGGCTTGCATGGTTATATTCCCCTACATTTTGATTGGGGCATTCAGGCCACAATATGATATATTTCGTATTGATTAAGGCTTCCTGGATGCATGTGAGAAATAACACCGACATAGATGAAGAGTTGCTAACTCGGACATGGGTGGTTGGTAGCAGGGCCTATAAATTGAGGTTTTGCCTCCATTATGTGATGCATCCCTTTCCTTGTTTGCGCATAGCAGTGCTACTAATGGTAAAGTTGATTGTTTTTAAATCAGTCAGCTTCGCGTAAACCTTACCTGGATGATTGATATGCACCGATGGTACAATCTGATATCAATTTCCACTTTACTCCCAGAGCTATGTCTCATATAATGAAATTGGTATTTGGGATCTGACGCTGGTGAGGCGGGATTTAGTGACCTAGGCATGTTCagttctccctctctctctctctctctctctctctctctctctctctctctctccctctctgcatCTGCAGCATCGAGTCACATATTTGCCATCTGACTGCCTTTTGTGCTGAGAATTCTTCATTCGAATAGAAGGTTCTGATgtcatttttttgttaaaaattggtGTTTcagtcatttttttattaatctatgGTTTTTCTTATCCTTTTTGTTAGTAAGTTGATCAATATACGGTCCTTTTTTTAGGATATGGACCGTGTGTCCGAACTCAATATGCTAATGGCACAACTTTATAGATACTAAAAGAGTTTGCTCcgttttttatttatatgagtGAGGTTTGCTTGATTGAAAGTTGAAGAAATACAGCATTAGATCTATTGGACggttctttttttcctttgga
The genomic region above belongs to Carya illinoinensis cultivar Pawnee chromosome 4, C.illinoinensisPawnee_v1, whole genome shotgun sequence and contains:
- the LOC122308360 gene encoding mediator of RNA polymerase II transcription subunit 17-like, whose amino-acid sequence is MDGNLEVSLDKLPVKRLDSIEENGVERFPPDVGYDEKRLSLIRRIDFAWAVEKDDKKKQKKSSKESSTPWQWQSMVENLQLAHQELSVIIDLINTVEANDAVTVAGMTRPKPLPNELLSDLSASAATKLQCFRHLGKYFKQSANALDQQVAREARFYGALIRLQQNWKVKRQRGAASAPGSEGFTIDLFDNSLYDPAAVFRPSSLSTIRVDHDSAGMLSINLPPKSCHSLQFSFFGRNSGESLQEPYKTKTYSSVDYRLRESEKESMSDDECVKETHSLLREVHQAIFDEQVFDLVNREAFNPSLGVNVTGIRENYLQLSIGQGTSVFISLVPSSQGDQTAESLGSQNLENAILPLDSLEGVKLPEEEHDTPKKWGFPNQISYEIYLQQIFHEHVLVKAKEKPVFTHSQVSGQGAKDASSLLGHFCLSLAHRIFSNKVLMELENVVCRVPYLQLISHPTWHSRTSSWTVFMKVPQSILHAGCQARTSNNPRVKNVIKSQFRTKVVVNDDCINIEGEGAPNVLGLFKGNSEEISSMNRYDCDLADLPVTILQQVASQVIGWLHEEALSVGIKANRDFLCLSFELEQGEIVGLVAHVDPEDNQGCISWWLVMEDGFAEERKLHMDGSDGASEYKKFLGHLSLDVLYSTLMDLVSLCSGGGSQ